The genomic interval CAGGCGCGGTGGCCGCCGTGGTTGCGAGCACTGCCGGGGTCTGCTCGCCGACGGTAGGCTGGCGGACGGAGACCTGGAGGCCCCCGATGCGCTACGTGATGTTGATGACCCCCGCGGTCCATGCGACCAGGACGTGGTTGCGGGGTACGACCTATGAGGGCTGACGACAAGGTGCTGACCGCACTGGCGGAACTGCGCACCGAGGACACCGGCGAACTGCCGTCGCGCGAGGTGATGTCGGATGTGACCGACCACCTCATCAAGGCGCTGTTCCCGCAGCGACTGGGGATGTGCGGCCCGGACATCAACGGGTACGTGCGCAGGATGCTGGAGTCCGCGTTGGGCAACCTCACCGGAGAGGTGTCCACCGAACTGGCGTTCCAGCGGCAGGCGGGGCAGCAGGTGGCGGCCGAGTGCGACGACATCGTGGCGCGTTTCGCCGAGGGGCTGCCGGAGATCCGCGACCTGCTGGACTCCGACATCCAGATGGCCTACCGCGGGGATCCGGCGGCCCGCAGTATCGCCGAGGTGCTGGTCTGCTACCCGGGGATCCACGCGATGATGCATCACCGCATCGCGCACAGCCTGCACCGGCTCGGCGTGCCCTTCCTCGCCCGGGTGATCTCCGAACTCGGCCGCGCTGAAACGGGGATCGACATCCACCCGGCCGCGTCCATCGGCGGCGGATTCTTCATCGACCACGGCACGGGCGTTGTCATCGGCGAGACGACGATCATCGGTGACAACGTCCGCATGTACCAACACGTGACGCTGGGTGCCAAGAAGCTCGACGGCGTGCCCAAAGGCATGCCGCGACACCCCATCGTCGAGGACGATGTGACCCTGTACTCTGGCGCCTCCGTCCTGGGCCGGATCACCATCGGACGGGGTTCGGTGATCGGCGGCGGGGTGTGGGTGACGCACGACCTCCCGCCGGGCAGTTTCGTCACGCAGGCCCGCACCCAGGTGGAGCACTACACCGACGGCGGCGGGATCTAGCGCCGCGCCCGCCGTCAGGTGTTGAGGTCGGCGAACAGCGGGGTGCTCAGGTAGCGCTCCCCGAAGCTGGGGATGATCACCACGATGAGCTTGCCGGCGTTCTCCGGGCGCTTGGCGACCTCGACGGCAGCCCACAAGGCCGCCCCCGACGAGATGCCCACCAGCAGACCCTCCTCGCGTGCGCTGCGACGGGCCATCGCCATCGCGTCATCAGCGTGAACCTGCACCACCTCGTCGTAGACGGAGGTGTCGAGGATCTGCGGGACGAAGCCGGCGCCGATGCCCTGAATGGGGTGCGGGCCCTTCTGCCCGCCGGACAGGACCGGGGATGCCGCCGGCTCGACCGCGACGATGCGCACGTCCGGCTTGCGCTGCTTGAGCACCTGCCCGACACCGGTGATCGTGCCGCCGGTCCCCACGCCCGACACCACAATGTCGACCTGGCCGTCGGTGTCGTTCCAGATCTCCTCGGCGGTCGTGGTCCGGTGGATCGCCGGGTTCGCCGGATTGACGAATTGCTGAGGGATGAAGTAGTTGGGGTTCTCGGCGGCGAGTTGCTCCGCCTTGGCGATGGCGCCACCCATGCCCTCGGGGCCCGGCGTGAGGATCAGCTCGGCCCCGAAGGCACGCAGCAGCATGCGCCGCTCGTTGCTCATGGTCTCCGGCATGGTGAGCACGCACTTGATCCCGCGCGCGGCACACACCATGGCCAGGGCGATGCCGGTGTTGCCGCTGGTCGGTTCGACGATGACCGTGTCCGGGCCTATGAGGCCGGCCTCCTGCGCCGCGTCGACCATGGCCGCCCCGATCCGATCCTTCACGCTGTTGGCGGGGTTGTAGAACTCGAGTTTGGCCGCGATCGTGGCGTCGGCACCGTCGTTGATCCGGTTGATCCGGACCAGCGGGGTGTTGCCGATCAGGGCTGTGACGTCGTTGGCGATGTTCATGGGGACAGTCTGCCAGCCGTGGGGACGGTGGCAAGGGGCGTCGGCGCGAGGTTGTGCCGAAGGCGGAAGGGGGACCGGTTGGAACCCTCCCCGATTGGGGTCAGCCCGCAGCCCGTGGTGGTCGAGGAGCAACTGCGCCATCCGGTGACCGGCACTGCGCAATTCCGCTGGCTCCACGATGAAGGAGTTCGGTGCGGTGACCAGGACCAGCCCCACCCGTTCGGCCACCGGTGGCAGGAAGTCGGCGCGCACGCACACGTCGCCCTCGTCACTGGTCACGACCTCGTGCCCTCGGCGTAGCGGTCGACGGCCCAGCGGAACCCGTGCGGCACCACGAGGTCCACCGTGGTCACCTCACGCTGCCCGGCCAGGCGTGCGCGGATGTCCACCGGTGTCACGAACGTCGCCCCGGTCGTCGCGGCGCTGCGGATCCGGTCCACGATGAACGTCCGCAGTTCGCCGTCGGAGCGCATGGCGTCCAGTTCCCAGCCCCGTGTGGTCTCCACCAGCCGCAGCGGCGCGACGGTGGCCTCGACCAGTCCGGGCTTCCACGCCCGGGAGTATTCCAGCGCCACCCACCGGTGCCCGGTGATCGCCTCGGACAGTGTGCGTCCCGTGTCGCTCTCGGGCCGTGCCGGCAATTCGCCGAGGATGCGTCCGCGGATGACCTCGACGGCACTGGCGAGATCGGCGTCGCCGGGGTTCATCTGGGCCAGCCGGCTGGCCTTCTCGTAGACCTCGAACCACTGCTGGGGCGAGAGCAGTTGCACCCCGAGTTCGGCGCTCGGCTGGTCACACGTGACCCGCACC from Micrococcales bacterium carries:
- a CDS encoding serine acetyltransferase: MRPGRGCGVRPMRADDKVLTALAELRTEDTGELPSREVMSDVTDHLIKALFPQRLGMCGPDINGYVRRMLESALGNLTGEVSTELAFQRQAGQQVAAECDDIVARFAEGLPEIRDLLDSDIQMAYRGDPAARSIAEVLVCYPGIHAMMHHRIAHSLHRLGVPFLARVISELGRAETGIDIHPAASIGGGFFIDHGTGVVIGETTIIGDNVRMYQHVTLGAKKLDGVPKGMPRHPIVEDDVTLYSGASVLGRITIGRGSVIGGGVWVTHDLPPGSFVTQARTQVEHYTDGGGI
- a CDS encoding WYL domain-containing protein; the encoded protein is MNAAKQTRASESFGRLSTVLNLLHAHPRGLSLAYLADEVGIPEVRLRQEILDFYTADTLGVRPDTIVFVSSDGQEEDPAQAEVVRVTCDQPSAELGVQLLSPQQWFEVYEKASRLAQMNPGDADLASAVEVIRGRILGELPARPESDTGRTLSEAITGHRWVALEYSRAWKPGLVEATVAPLRLVETTRGWELDAMRSDGELRTFIVDRIRSAATTGATFVTPVDIRARLAGQREVTTVDLVVPHGFRWAVDRYAEGTRS
- the cysK gene encoding cysteine synthase A, which codes for MNIANDVTALIGNTPLVRINRINDGADATIAAKLEFYNPANSVKDRIGAAMVDAAQEAGLIGPDTVIVEPTSGNTGIALAMVCAARGIKCVLTMPETMSNERRMLLRAFGAELILTPGPEGMGGAIAKAEQLAAENPNYFIPQQFVNPANPAIHRTTTAEEIWNDTDGQVDIVVSGVGTGGTITGVGQVLKQRKPDVRIVAVEPAASPVLSGGQKGPHPIQGIGAGFVPQILDTSVYDEVVQVHADDAMAMARRSAREEGLLVGISSGAALWAAVEVAKRPENAGKLIVVIIPSFGERYLSTPLFADLNT